ATCTATTAAAAATGATTGTGCTTTGCCGATTTTTATCCTTAATTTTGCTCTAAACGTTTTCAACCCGAGTTGCCTGTAGAGAAACTTTCCAATAAACTTCAACTTAGTTCGCAGTATTTATGAAGTTATCATTTCAGAAAAAAAAGGCCTTTTCTCAAACGATAACAAGCCTTATTATCCTTGTCGTATTGTTTTTGTCTTGTATTCCCTACTTCTGTAAGTTAGACAGCTTGCCGATCCAATTGTGGGATGAGTCGCGTGTAAGCATGAATGCTCTTTGCATGTATTATAATGGAGACTGGGGCATGACATACTACTTAGATGAACCTGATATGTGGAATACCAAACCTCCTCTCTTGGTATGGCTTCAGGTGATTTTCATGAAACTATTAGGCCCCGGCGAACTGGCTATACGTCTGCCTTCTGCACTCGCAGCCGTTGCTACGGGTATCCTCTTGTTTTGGACGGCAAGAAAGGTCTACGGCAATAATTTGTCCGGTGTCATAGCGGCTTTCATTCTCTCGACCACGCCTCTGTTTGTGAACGCACATGGTATGCGTACGGGCGATTACGACTCTTTACTGTTATTCTGGGTTAGTGCTTTTATCTTTTGCTCGTTTTTCTGCAGTCAGGCATATCGACATGAACGGATCAAAGAAGCTCATCGCTACCTCTATATTGCAAGTCTGGCTCTTTCTTTGGCCGTTCTTACCAAGGGAGTACAGGCATTGATTGTGGTGCCCGCGGTGTTGGCTTTTGTGATCTTTTATGGAGGGCCCCGGCGTATTTTGAAGGACAAGCATCTCTATTTCGCCTTTTTGCTTTTCGTCCTGATTGCGGGTGCATGGTATCTGGGGCGCGAAATAAAAAGTGCAGGCTATTTGCAAGCTATATGGGAGAACGAGTTGGGAGGACGATACTTTGATTCCGATTCTCTTCTAAATCGCAAATCGGGATATTTTTATCCGACTTACCTCTGGGAAGAATACCGTTGGGGTACAGCCATTTTCGGAGGATGTTTGCTATATGCCGTCCTCTACGGACGCAAAAGGAGCAGGGTGTTTGCCTTGTATTTGGCTCTCTGCATCGTATTCTACCTGTCGATACTTTCTATGTCGGTCACTAAAATCTGGTGGTATATGCTTCCTATCATTCCTCCTATGACACTGATAATTGCCGGGATAGGCGTACCGGTCATGTACCGACTCAAAAAACTATACCGACCTGCCGTTATAGCTCCAGTCTCCTTGCTTCTGGTCGTATTTTTCTTCGCAATCCCCTTTGCCGGTATTATGAAAAAAATTCAGACCCATGAATCACAGGACGATTTAAGTAACTACCTCAGGCGATTGACCGAAATAGAGGATGAAAAAGAGATCCGGACTAATCCTTTGATCCTTGTTTACGGTGAAGAATATTATCAGCGTGCACCCCTCGCTTTCTATGTTCTCCAACTACAGAAAAGAGGGATCGAGGTGGAATACAAAAAGAGAGAAGAGCTGGAATCCGGCGATTTCGTTTGTGTAGCAGAGCAATGGGCACAAGAATATGTAGATGCGCGCTATCGATATGAAGAAGTCGGGAGAGAAGGGAAGGATATTAAGTTCCTCCGCATACTTGGACATCGCGAATGAAATACAAACAACCAAATACAATACATTATGAGCATCAATACCTCTTATACAAAAGATCTTTCCATCGTCGTGCCGATCTATAACGAAGAGAAAGGCATTCCCGAGCTGGTGCGGCGGTTGAGTGCGGCGGCGGCTTCGATAACGGAGGACTACGAACTGATCTTTGTCAATGACGGCAGCCGCGATGGTTCGATGGAGCTATTGCGCAGCCTGTGCAAGGGTGATGACCGTTTCTTCTACATCAACCTGAGTCGCAACTTCGGTCATCAGATAGCCGTGTCGGCAGGATTAGACCATGTGAGGGGAAAGGCTACGGTGATCATCGACGGCGACTTGCAGGATCCGCCGGAATTGATACCGGAACTGTATGCGAAATACCGTGAGGGTTACGAAGTGGTCTATGCACAGCGGAAGCATCGCGAAGGCGAAACGTGGTTCAAGAAAGCGACGGCCAAAGGTTTCTACCGGACGATGCGCAAGATCACATCTATCGATATGCCGCTGGATACGGGCGACTTCCGGCTGATCGACCGGAAGATCGTGCAGTGCCTGCGAGAGATGCCCGAGCAGAACAAGTTCCTGAGGGGACAAATCGCCTGGATGGGATTCCGCCAGACAGGGGTGCTGTTCGACAGAGACGAAAGGAAATACGGCCAAACGAACTATCCGCTCAGGAAGATGCTTGCCTTGGCCATCGACGGCATCACGGGATTTTCCAGCAGACCGCTCGAATGGGTGGCCCAATTAGGTGCCTGGGTTTCTTTGCTCTCGTTATTCGTGATCGTCTATGCCCTCATCTCGCACTTCCTGCTGGATAAGACGGTGAGCGGATGGACTTCCGTCATCGTAAGCTCCATGTTCTTGGGAGGAGTGCAGCTGATATGCCTTGGAGTGATCGGTACCTATATATCCAAGATCAACAAAAATATAGTCGCAAGGCCCCTGTACTTGGTGGCCGAAAGCAATATCGCAGCAGACGAACGGTAGCGAACGGCAGCTATCGTCTCCTCCTGCGGAGCATCAGTTCGAGCGGTTCGGAGAAGACGATAAGCCCGACGGCTATGAGGATACAGCCCATACCGACTATAGCGGAGGCCCCCAACACCTCGTCGAAGACCCACACACCTACCAATACGGACGTAAGCGGCTCCATAGCTCCCAGTGCAGAGGTGAGCGTGGAGCCGATGTTGCGTACAGCCACTACCAAAGCCAGATTGGAAATTACCGTCGGCACCAAAGCCAAGAGCAGGATATTGCCCCATGAAGCCGCGTCGGGAAGAGGAGCCACTTCGCCCTGTCTGACCAGGACGTTGATCAGGCAAAAACCTGCGGCTGCGACGAAGACGTAAAACGTCAGCCGTCGTCCCGGCATGATTCGGACCCGGCTCCGATTGACAAAGACGATATAGAGGGCATAGCAAAGCGCCGAGATGGCGACTATCACAAAGCCGGTAAGCCCTACCCGATCGCCCCCTCCCGTAAGGCCCATCAGCAGGCCCACGCCTATCAGGGCGATGAAAATGGCCGTCAATGGCACGGGCGAAAGTCTTTCCCCGAAGAAAAGAAGCATCAGAGCCGTGACGAACAGCGGATAGAGGAAGTGGATGGTGGTGGCTACACCGCTGGCCATATAGCCATAGCCGTGAAAGAGGAAAAGTGCCGTGCCGGCATACAAGAAGCCCAGCAATACCAGCGGCCCGATATCCGCACGGCTGACTTTGAAGCTGCCGCCCGAGAGGCGATGCAGTATACCGATGGCGATGGCTGCGAAGAAAAAGCGATAGAAGAGAATAAGCTCGAACGAAGCACCCTTAGCCGAAACCGGCAGCGTGAACAGGGGGATGAGCCCGAATGTGGCGGACGACAGTATACCGACCGCAAGACCGTAGAGGCGTGAAGATGTCATGAATGCTGCCGTAACGAATATTGAGGATTGATACTTATAATAATAAGGTATAGCAGGACGAAACCGTAAGCCGCACGGAGGAGACCGAAAGACGATATGCCCGGCTCTTCGACTTCCCTCCCCCTCGTCTGCCGGTCTGCATCCGGATAGAGGGCGGCTCGTCACTCAGAGTCTTGTCCGCTGCCGCCTCCTCTCTTGTCGGAGAGGAGGCGGCGGCAGGGAACTGATCAGTTGCTCATCGAGGCGAGGAACTCCATATTGGTATGCGTATTCTCCAGCTGCTTACGCACAAACTCCATGGCTTCGACAGGATTCATGTCGGAGAGGTACTTGCGCAGGATCCACATACGGTTCAGCGTGGTCTCGTCCTGCAGCAAGTCGTCGCGACGGGTACTGCTGGACATGATGTCCACGGCGGGGAATATGCGTTTGTTGGACAGGCGGCGATCGAGCTGCAGCTCCATATTGCCCGTACCCTTGAACTCTTCGAATATCACCTCGTCCATCTTAGAACCCGTGTCGGTCAGCGCCGTGGCCAGAATGGTGAGACTACCGCCGTTTTCGATGTTGCGAGCGGCACCGAAGAAGCGTTTCGGCTTCTGCAGGGCATTGGCATCGACACCACCGGAGAGCACCTTGCCCGATGCGGGCTGTACGGTATTGTATGCACGTGCCAGACGGGTGATGGAGTCGAGCAGGATGACTACGTCATGACCGCACTCCACCATTCTTTTGGCTTTGTTCAGGACGATCTCGGCGATCTTCACGTGACGCTCTGCCGGCTCGTCGAAGGTGGAAGCGATGACCTCGGCGTTCACGCTTCGCGCCATGTCGGTGACCTCTTCGGGACGCTCGTCGATGAGCAGGACGATCATGTACACTTCGGGGTGATTGGCTGCGATGGCATTGGCAATGTCCTTGAGGAGCATCGTCTTACCCGTCTTGGGCTGCGATACGATCAGGCCGCGCTGTCCTTTGCCTATGGGGGCGAAGAGATCTACGACGCGGACGGATATTTTATCGTTTACGGCACGGATGCCCGGTGCTTCGAGGGTGAACTTCTCCTCGGGGAAGAGGGGTGTGAGATGATCGAAGGGCACGCGGTCGCGGATCTCTTCGGGGCTGCGACCGTTCACACTCCGCAGCTGCACGAAGGGGAAGTACTTCTCCCCCTCTCTGGGCGGACGGATAGTACCTGCCACGACGTCGCCGGTCTTGAGTCCGTTGTGCTTGATCTGCTGCTGGGACACGTACACATCGTCCGGAGAGGACAGATAGTTGTAGTCCGAGGAGCGGAGGAATCCGTAGCCGTCGGGCATGATCTCCAGTACGCCCATGCACTCGAGGATGCCGTCGAAGTTGTAGAGAGGTTGCTGAGGTTCGCGACGGGGAGTCGGCACGCCGGCCGCCTGTCGCTGCCTGATCGGGCTGCTGCCGACCGGAGCACCGGCCGGTTTGGGCCTCTGCGGGGGCTGGGGAGAGCTGTACGGCAGCACCTGATCCAATACCGAGGAGCTGTTCTTGTGCCTGAATACGAGGCGGCGAGCACCGCCCTCATCGACGGCTCCGGCAGCAGGAGTCGTGGTGATGGACTCGATGGCGGGGGGAGGAGCGGGCGTCTCGGGCTTGGCATCGTCCTTGGCCGGCTCGCTCACGGGCGTCGTGGGAGGGGGAGACGGTGCCACGCGCGGGGTGGTCTCTGCCGGACGGGGAAGGGCTTTGGCAGGGGCTTTGGCAGGGGATGCTGTGGACGTTTTCGCCGCCGGCTTCCGCCCGGCACTCTCCTTCTCCGTTGCATTTGTCTCCTCTGCAGCAGCCAGAGCCACGAGCTGCTGCACATCTTCCCGGGTCTCTTCCGCTATCTCTTCCGCCGCTTTGCGAGGGCGGCCACGCTTGCGTTTGGCCTGAGCTTCCTCGTCGTTCGGCTCGGCAGGAGCGGCTGCGACGTCTTTGCTTTCGGGAGCTTCCTCCTCGGCGTTTTTGCGCGGACGACCCGGCTTGCGCCTTTCGGTGTGCCGGTCTTCCGTCGTTTTTTGTTTTTCCTTCCGGACGCCGGCTACACTGATAGCCTGCTCGTCGAGTATTTTGTAAATAAGTTCTTGTTTGGGCATTGAGCCGGCATTGGCAATACCCAGCTCGCCGGCTATAGCAGCGAGTTCAGCTTCAGCCTTCTCGTTCAAATCGACGATCGTGTACTTCTGCATAATAAATGATGATGAGCTTTTTAGAAATATGATAAGTGTTGATAGGGGGATACGGCATCTCGGAATGAGACTGTCAGGATACTCGATACCGCAGGACGAAAGGATAGAGAATAGGTGTCTATTTCGTTTTCCGTCGTGCAAATGTAAGAAATAAATCGAATGATGGTCTTACTCCCTCCGCCTTATTCGCCAGGGCCGGCTGCGCCTGCGTATGCTACGGCCCACGGGGGCGATGCGGAGAGTCGATCGCAAAGAGCGGGACGCCGCCCCCCCTTCGTCTCTATAAACGACACGGCAAGAGTATTTATTTTACTGTCTGCCGAATCGAACTATTTGGGTACCTTTGCCGCGGTTTGCAGACCGCCCCCGCAAGTCGTGGCCGCCCCCTCGGTCAGCCGCGTGCGGGAGGAGCCGACGCACCTCACGGGAGGAAGGCGAAGAGCCACCCCCGGGAAACGCCGGGACGTGGCCGTGGCCGTCTGCAATATCCCCTCGAAAAAACGTCTAGACGTTTTGCCCGAAACGTCTAGACCTTTTGCTCGAAACGTCTAGACGTTTTATTCGGAACGTCTAGACGTTTTCCTCCGAACGTCCAGACGTTTTTTTTCGGAGGACTTGAGGGATGTATCGGGTATGAGTGGTCATCAAATAATAAGAAACTAATAATAAGTAAGTTATGTCCCTAAAGTATGTGATCAAAAAGTCTGTCGCCAAGATCGGCCCCAAAGCCGGACAGA
This genomic stretch from Porphyromonas gingivalis ATCC 33277 harbors:
- a CDS encoding glycosyltransferase family 2 protein, encoding MSINTSYTKDLSIVVPIYNEEKGIPELVRRLSAAAASITEDYELIFVNDGSRDGSMELLRSLCKGDDRFFYINLSRNFGHQIAVSAGLDHVRGKATVIIDGDLQDPPELIPELYAKYREGYEVVYAQRKHREGETWFKKATAKGFYRTMRKITSIDMPLDTGDFRLIDRKIVQCLREMPEQNKFLRGQIAWMGFRQTGVLFDRDERKYGQTNYPLRKMLALAIDGITGFSSRPLEWVAQLGAWVSLLSLFVIVYALISHFLLDKTVSGWTSVIVSSMFLGGVQLICLGVIGTYISKINKNIVARPLYLVAESNIAADER
- a CDS encoding DMT family transporter; this encodes MTSSRLYGLAVGILSSATFGLIPLFTLPVSAKGASFELILFYRFFFAAIAIGILHRLSGGSFKVSRADIGPLVLLGFLYAGTALFLFHGYGYMASGVATTIHFLYPLFVTALMLLFFGERLSPVPLTAIFIALIGVGLLMGLTGGGDRVGLTGFVIVAISALCYALYIVFVNRSRVRIMPGRRLTFYVFVAAAGFCLINVLVRQGEVAPLPDAASWGNILLLALVPTVISNLALVVAVRNIGSTLTSALGAMEPLTSVLVGVWVFDEVLGASAIVGMGCILIAVGLIVFSEPLELMLRRRRR
- the rho gene encoding transcription termination factor Rho — its product is MQKYTIVDLNEKAEAELAAIAGELGIANAGSMPKQELIYKILDEQAISVAGVRKEKQKTTEDRHTERRKPGRPRKNAEEEAPESKDVAAAPAEPNDEEAQAKRKRGRPRKAAEEIAEETREDVQQLVALAAAEETNATEKESAGRKPAAKTSTASPAKAPAKALPRPAETTPRVAPSPPPTTPVSEPAKDDAKPETPAPPPAIESITTTPAAGAVDEGGARRLVFRHKNSSSVLDQVLPYSSPQPPQRPKPAGAPVGSSPIRQRQAAGVPTPRREPQQPLYNFDGILECMGVLEIMPDGYGFLRSSDYNYLSSPDDVYVSQQQIKHNGLKTGDVVAGTIRPPREGEKYFPFVQLRSVNGRSPEEIRDRVPFDHLTPLFPEEKFTLEAPGIRAVNDKISVRVVDLFAPIGKGQRGLIVSQPKTGKTMLLKDIANAIAANHPEVYMIVLLIDERPEEVTDMARSVNAEVIASTFDEPAERHVKIAEIVLNKAKRMVECGHDVVILLDSITRLARAYNTVQPASGKVLSGGVDANALQKPKRFFGAARNIENGGSLTILATALTDTGSKMDEVIFEEFKGTGNMELQLDRRLSNKRIFPAVDIMSSSTRRDDLLQDETTLNRMWILRKYLSDMNPVEAMEFVRKQLENTHTNMEFLASMSN
- a CDS encoding ArnT family glycosyltransferase; protein product: MTYYLDEPDMWNTKPPLLVWLQVIFMKLLGPGELAIRLPSALAAVATGILLFWTARKVYGNNLSGVIAAFILSTTPLFVNAHGMRTGDYDSLLLFWVSAFIFCSFFCSQAYRHERIKEAHRYLYIASLALSLAVLTKGVQALIVVPAVLAFVIFYGGPRRILKDKHLYFAFLLFVLIAGAWYLGREIKSAGYLQAIWENELGGRYFDSDSLLNRKSGYFYPTYLWEEYRWGTAIFGGCLLYAVLYGRKRSRVFALYLALCIVFYLSILSMSVTKIWWYMLPIIPPMTLIIAGIGVPVMYRLKKLYRPAVIAPVSLLLVVFFFAIPFAGIMKKIQTHESQDDLSNYLRRLTEIEDEKEIRTNPLILVYGEEYYQRAPLAFYVLQLQKRGIEVEYKKREELESGDFVCVAEQWAQEYVDARYRYEEVGREGKDIKFLRILGHRE